The Coffea arabica cultivar ET-39 chromosome 9e, Coffea Arabica ET-39 HiFi, whole genome shotgun sequence genome has a window encoding:
- the LOC113710605 gene encoding inositol monophosphatase 3-like, whose translation MAQNVEEFLSVAVDAAKKAGELIRNGFYQTKHVEHKSQVDLVTETDKACEDLIFNHLKQHFPSHKFIGEETTAACGVTELTDEPTWIVDPLDGTTNFVHGFPFVCVSIGLTLGKVPTVGVVYNPIIDELFTGIEGKGAFLNGKPIKVSSQSELVKSLLATEAGTKRDKLTVDTCTNKINSLLFKVRSLRMSGSCALNLCGIACGRLDLFYELGYGGPWDVAGGALIVKEAGGVLFDPSGADFDITSQRIAASNPLLKDAFIEALQQSK comes from the exons ATGGCCCAAAATG TGGAGGAATTCCTGTCCGTTGCAGTGGATGCCGCAAAGAAAGCTGGAGAG TTAATCCGTAATGGGTTCTATCAGACCAAGCATGTGGAGCATAAAAGCCAG GTGGATTTGGTCACCGAAACTGACAAAGCATGTGAAGATCTCATATTCAATCACCTTAAGCAACATTTTCCAAGCCACAAG TTCATTGGAGAAGAAACTACTGCTGCTTGTGGTGTCACAGAGCTAACTGATGAACCAACTTGGATTGTTGATCCCCTCGATGGAACAACAAACTTTGTGCATGG GTTCCCTTTTGTGTGCGTTTCTATTGGTCTTACACTTGGAAAGGTCCCAACAGTTGGTGTTGTCTACAATCCCATTATAGATGAG CTTTTCACTGGGATAGAGGGGAAAGGAGCTTTTCTGAATGGAAAACCAATAAAAG TGTCTTCTCAGTCTGAACTCGTGAAGTCTCTTCTTGCTACAGAG GCTGGGACAAAGCGTGATAAACTAACTGTGGACACCTGTACGAACAAAATTAACAGTTTACTGTTCAAG GTGAGGTCTCTTCGGATGAGTGGCTCCTGTGCTTTAAATCTCTGTGGTATTGCATGTGGAAGGCTTGATCTCTTTTATGAACTTGGATATGGAGGCCCTTGGGATGTGGCAGGTGGTGCTCTCATTGTTAAAGAAGCTGGAGGTGTTCTGTTTGATCC GTCTGGTGCTGATTTTGATATCACCTCGCAAAGAATAGCAGCTTCAAATCCTCTTCTCAAGGATGCCTTCATTGAGGCATTGCAGCAATCCAAATGA